A single genomic interval of Deltaproteobacteria bacterium harbors:
- a CDS encoding ABC transporter ATP-binding protein, producing the protein MSRPTASHEPVDRLPSPLRFLARYRGWIAVGVLCLVVTNLLAQSIPWIVKRTIEALGQDASAGRIGRLALLIVACATGQALIRVLSRVFIFNAGREAEYEIRSSLFARLVRLDAAFYRRYPTGELMSRLTNDLSAVRAMFGPGILHAANTVFAYAVALPLMLRIDARLTLLALLPYPFLMLGARTFARGIYARSSRLQAAMGRMTSDVQEDLAGIRELKSYQLERLRADRFAEGSREYRDQAVGLAAWRSAMLPVVGVGASLSLVLVLWMGGRRVMQGSLTLGDLVALNLYVASLAWPTLAIGWMVSIWQRGAASWQRLAELFGARSALSDGTNDAPTDGATDPALATPRAIELRGLSVTLGERPVLQDLRFEVPAGTLCAVVGRVGSGKSTLAEALARLLPVPTGTLFVGGQDVNALPVAALRRSIAYAPQDPFLFSLSIAENIAHGLGGAVDASTPEARDRILLAAHAAGLENDLGAFPEGIDTVVGERGVTLSGGQRQRVALARALVARRPILILDDSLSAVDAETERQILVGLRDLLAGTTTFLVSHRLSALQHADQVVVLQEGRVVERGTPAELLARGGHYAQLYERQRLAHEVGLDEPAGGGA; encoded by the coding sequence ATGTCCCGCCCGACCGCGTCGCACGAGCCTGTGGACAGGCTCCCCTCCCCGCTCCGCTTCCTGGCCCGCTATCGGGGCTGGATCGCCGTCGGTGTGCTCTGCCTGGTGGTGACGAACCTCCTCGCGCAATCCATCCCCTGGATCGTCAAGCGCACGATCGAAGCCCTCGGACAGGACGCCTCCGCCGGACGCATCGGCCGCCTGGCGCTGCTCATCGTGGCGTGTGCCACGGGGCAGGCGCTGATCCGGGTCCTCTCCCGGGTCTTCATCTTCAACGCCGGCCGCGAGGCCGAGTACGAGATCCGGTCCTCGCTCTTCGCACGCCTCGTTCGCCTCGACGCCGCCTTCTACCGGCGCTACCCGACGGGCGAGCTGATGTCGCGCCTCACGAACGACCTCTCCGCCGTGCGCGCCATGTTCGGACCGGGGATCCTGCACGCCGCGAACACGGTCTTCGCCTACGCCGTGGCCCTGCCTCTCATGCTGCGGATCGACGCGCGGCTCACCCTGCTCGCGCTGCTCCCCTACCCCTTTCTGATGCTCGGGGCCCGCACCTTCGCCCGCGGCATCTACGCCCGCAGCAGCCGACTCCAGGCAGCGATGGGGCGCATGACCTCCGACGTGCAGGAAGACCTCGCCGGCATCCGCGAGCTGAAGAGCTACCAGCTCGAGCGGCTGCGCGCCGACCGCTTCGCCGAGGGGTCCCGGGAGTACCGCGACCAGGCCGTGGGACTGGCCGCCTGGCGCAGCGCCATGCTCCCCGTCGTCGGCGTCGGCGCCAGTCTCAGCCTGGTGCTGGTCCTCTGGATGGGTGGCCGCCGGGTGATGCAGGGGAGCCTGACGCTGGGAGACCTCGTGGCGCTGAACCTCTACGTCGCGAGCCTCGCCTGGCCGACCCTGGCCATCGGCTGGATGGTCTCCATCTGGCAGCGCGGCGCCGCGTCGTGGCAGCGGCTGGCCGAGCTCTTCGGCGCGCGAAGCGCCCTTTCGGACGGTACGAACGACGCCCCGACAGATGGCGCTACCGACCCCGCCCTCGCAACCCCTCGCGCCATCGAACTGCGCGGGCTCTCCGTCACCCTCGGCGAACGGCCCGTGCTGCAAGATCTCCGCTTCGAGGTCCCCGCGGGCACGCTCTGCGCCGTCGTGGGCCGCGTCGGTTCGGGGAAGAGCACCCTCGCCGAGGCGCTGGCGCGCCTGCTGCCGGTGCCGACCGGAACGCTCTTCGTCGGGGGCCAGGACGTGAACGCGCTCCCCGTGGCCGCGCTGCGCCGGTCGATCGCCTACGCCCCGCAGGATCCGTTCCTCTTTTCGCTATCGATCGCCGAGAACATCGCGCACGGCCTCGGAGGCGCCGTCGACGCCTCCACCCCCGAGGCGCGCGACCGCATCCTCCTCGCCGCCCACGCGGCTGGCCTCGAAAACGACCTCGGCGCCTTCCCCGAGGGGATCGACACGGTCGTCGGCGAACGTGGGGTCACGCTCTCGGGTGGTCAACGCCAGCGCGTGGCCCTCGCCCGCGCGCTCGTCGCGCGCCGCCCGATCCTGATCCTCGACGACTCGCTCTCCGCCGTGGACGCGGAGACCGAACGCCAGATCCTCGTCGGGCTACGTGACCTCCTCGCCGGCACGACGACCTTTCTCGTCTCGCATCGGCTCTCTGCGCTCCAGCACGCGGACCAGGTCGTGGTCCTGCAAGAGGGTCGCGTCGTCGAGCGTGGCACCCCTGCGGAGCTCCTCGCTCGCGGCGGCCACTACGCCCAGCTCTACGAACGCCAGCGCCTGGCGCACGAGGTGGGCCTGGACGAGCCGGCAGGAGGCGGCGCGTGA
- a CDS encoding ABC transporter ATP-binding protein gives MARGEAAARSPAGFDGRLVRRIWRYLKPHRKHLLLALLLLPVSSALQLLPPYLLKLAIDRAIVPRHFEVLPGLAIGLVLVYVLDHLVGFAHAVVLQLAGQRAMHDLRVVVHGHLVRLRCAYFDRTPAGRLITRVTNDVESIAEAFNAGLVSLVGDLVTLAAIVAVMLWLDARLAALTFMVLPVLLAVVLLFQRALRRAYRLIRQRLAHINATLQEHISGMKVIQIFGREREAELAFDEANRSFRDVYRGAIRYDAALYALVELLGTLTVASLLWFGGLGRSGGMVSFGLLVAFIDYAQRFFVPIRDLSAKYAVMQQAMAAAERVFELLDTDEPDLHATPESGTPPRPDPTAPAVELDRVSFAYDPGRPVLQELTFRLARGETVALVGPTGAGKSSLARLLTRLYPHDLGQIRLSGVDLRAFPLEELRRRVVVLSQEVFVFAGTVRSNIVLDDPGVTEARVVQAAERVGLLARLPLDREVLERGANLSAGERQLVVFARALARDPELLILDEATASVDPESERLIEAGIAELMRNRSSIVIAHRLSTIERVDRVLVLKEGRLVEEGTHAELLARGGLYANLHRLQYVETIASPDATTTS, from the coding sequence ATCGCTCGCGGCGAGGCGGCGGCTCGAAGCCCGGCCGGCTTCGATGGGCGCCTGGTGCGTCGCATCTGGCGTTACCTCAAGCCGCATCGCAAGCACCTCCTGCTCGCGCTCCTGCTGCTCCCCGTCTCCTCGGCCCTGCAGCTCCTCCCCCCCTACCTGCTGAAGCTCGCCATCGACCGGGCCATCGTCCCTCGGCACTTCGAGGTGCTGCCCGGCCTGGCGATCGGCCTGGTGCTCGTCTACGTGCTCGACCACCTCGTCGGCTTCGCCCACGCGGTGGTCCTGCAGCTCGCGGGGCAACGCGCCATGCACGACCTGCGCGTCGTAGTGCACGGCCACCTCGTGCGCCTGAGGTGCGCCTATTTCGACCGCACCCCCGCCGGACGCCTCATCACCCGCGTCACCAACGACGTGGAGAGCATCGCCGAGGCCTTCAACGCGGGTCTCGTCTCGCTGGTGGGCGACCTCGTGACCCTCGCGGCGATCGTGGCGGTGATGCTCTGGCTCGACGCCCGCCTCGCGGCGTTGACCTTCATGGTGCTGCCGGTCCTCCTGGCCGTGGTGCTGCTCTTCCAGCGGGCCCTGCGGCGCGCCTATCGCCTCATTCGCCAACGCCTGGCTCACATCAACGCCACGCTGCAGGAGCACATCTCGGGGATGAAGGTGATCCAGATCTTCGGCCGCGAAAGGGAGGCCGAGCTCGCCTTCGACGAGGCCAACCGGTCCTTCCGCGACGTCTACCGCGGGGCGATTCGCTACGACGCCGCGCTCTACGCGCTCGTCGAACTCCTCGGCACGCTCACCGTGGCCTCCCTCCTCTGGTTCGGCGGACTCGGACGCTCCGGCGGGATGGTCTCCTTTGGCCTGCTCGTGGCCTTCATCGACTACGCCCAGCGCTTCTTCGTCCCCATTCGCGACCTCTCGGCCAAATACGCCGTGATGCAGCAGGCGATGGCGGCCGCGGAGCGGGTCTTCGAGCTGCTCGACACCGACGAGCCGGACCTTCACGCGACCCCCGAGAGTGGGACGCCCCCGCGACCGGATCCGACCGCTCCCGCAGTGGAGCTCGACCGCGTGAGCTTCGCTTACGACCCGGGCAGGCCCGTCCTGCAGGAGCTCACCTTTCGCCTGGCCCGGGGGGAGACGGTCGCGCTCGTCGGCCCCACCGGCGCCGGAAAGAGCTCCCTCGCGCGGCTGCTGACGCGGCTCTATCCGCACGACCTGGGCCAGATCCGCCTCTCCGGGGTCGACCTCCGCGCGTTTCCGCTCGAAGAGCTCCGACGGCGGGTGGTGGTGCTGAGCCAGGAGGTCTTCGTCTTCGCCGGCACCGTGCGCTCCAACATCGTCCTCGACGACCCCGGCGTGACCGAGGCCCGCGTGGTGCAGGCCGCGGAGCGCGTGGGACTCCTCGCGCGCCTACCTCTCGACCGGGAGGTGCTCGAGCGCGGCGCCAACCTGAGCGCCGGCGAGCGTCAGCTGGTGGTCTTCGCTCGCGCGCTGGCCCGAGACCCCGAGCTGCTGATCCTGGACGAGGCCACCGCGAGCGTGGACCCCGAATCGGAGCGGCTGATCGAGGCGGGGATCGCCGAGCTGATGCGGAACCGCAGCTCCATCGTCATCGCGCATCGCCTCTCCACCATCGAGCGCGTGGACCGCGTGCTGGTCCTCAAGGAGGGGCGCCTCGTCGAGGAGGGGACGCACGCCGAGCTCCTCGCGCGCGGCGGTCTCTACGCCAACCTGCACCGACTGCAGTACGTCGAGACGATCGCGTCCCCGGACGCCACGACCACTTCCTAG
- the rlmB gene encoding 23S rRNA (guanosine(2251)-2'-O)-methyltransferase RlmB, with protein sequence MSRLVFGIHPVQELLRRTERPVQELLLAPDSKVGPLVAAAQARGIKVQRTTRETLDALAGGNTHQGVAAVTGDFPYLDLYGLLERREGTPLLLVVDGVTDPQNLGAMFRSALVLGATGVVLTRDRCAAITATVVRVSSGATEHLPCARVTNLVRAVEELKEAGIWVAAAVEQGGTEPAATDLTGPLAIVLGNEHKGVRPLVQRACDLKLTIPALGRIAALNVASATTALFYEAARQRRQAARATES encoded by the coding sequence ATGTCGCGCCTCGTCTTCGGTATCCATCCGGTACAGGAGCTGCTCCGTCGGACCGAGCGGCCCGTGCAGGAGCTCCTGCTGGCCCCCGACAGCAAGGTCGGCCCGCTCGTGGCGGCGGCGCAGGCCCGCGGGATCAAGGTCCAGCGCACGACGCGCGAGACGCTGGACGCCCTCGCGGGCGGCAACACCCACCAGGGTGTGGCGGCCGTGACCGGGGATTTCCCGTACCTGGACCTCTACGGGCTGCTGGAGCGACGCGAAGGGACCCCTCTTTTGCTGGTGGTCGACGGAGTGACCGACCCGCAGAACCTGGGCGCCATGTTCCGGTCTGCGCTGGTGCTCGGTGCGACGGGCGTGGTCCTGACCCGCGACCGCTGTGCCGCGATCACCGCCACCGTGGTGCGCGTTTCCTCGGGGGCGACCGAGCACCTCCCCTGCGCGCGCGTGACGAACCTCGTGCGGGCCGTCGAGGAACTCAAGGAGGCGGGGATCTGGGTGGCCGCCGCGGTGGAGCAAGGGGGGACGGAGCCGGCGGCGACGGACCTGACCGGCCCTCTGGCCATCGTCCTCGGGAACGAACACAAGGGCGTTCGGCCGCTCGTGCAGCGGGCGTGCGACCTCAAGCTCACCATCCCCGCCCTGGGGCGCATCGCCGCGCTCAACGTGGCCTCGGCGACCACGGCCCTCTTCTACGAGGCGGCGCGGCAGCGCCGGCAGGCGGCGCGCGCGACGGAGAGCTAG
- a CDS encoding tetratricopeptide repeat protein, protein MEMDAVTAHLDRGWDLLNRGELGAARLSADHILRIDGESPEGHTLLGAIVAAEGDAEEAMELFRRAMDMDPEYLDAVLYAIELAIHPLEDFDVALKLCDQAADLAADDIEALDVQLLRAEAWLGAGALDEARRAAGGLPPPPFPDPAYYLRAGRVLLEVELRSRAIELLEEAARHEATRSDGHYFLGVALELEDRPKDALEHFLTVHTLDQTQPGGAGDLPAGQLDEVMRQVVAEMPEPLGSLLRGAPWRVLDYPAVELVAEGFDPRAAVLLTGIPADEPPAGGARRRRTAARRRARLNCTFIYRRNVARFARAGGDVPAEIHRLLVQEAGYFFALDEVELRRLLDARA, encoded by the coding sequence ATGGAGATGGATGCAGTCACTGCGCACCTCGATCGCGGGTGGGATCTGCTCAACCGCGGCGAGCTCGGCGCGGCACGGCTCTCGGCCGACCACATCTTGCGGATCGACGGTGAGAGCCCCGAGGGACACACCTTGCTCGGGGCGATCGTGGCCGCCGAGGGGGACGCGGAAGAGGCCATGGAGCTCTTTCGCCGCGCCATGGACATGGACCCGGAGTATCTCGACGCCGTGCTCTACGCGATCGAGCTGGCGATCCACCCCCTCGAGGATTTCGACGTCGCGCTGAAGCTGTGCGATCAGGCGGCCGACCTGGCGGCGGACGACATCGAGGCGCTGGACGTGCAGCTCCTGCGGGCCGAAGCCTGGTTGGGGGCGGGCGCGCTCGACGAGGCTCGGCGCGCGGCGGGCGGGCTCCCGCCGCCCCCCTTCCCGGACCCGGCCTACTACCTGCGCGCGGGGCGCGTCCTCCTCGAGGTGGAGCTCCGCTCTCGGGCCATCGAGTTGCTCGAAGAAGCGGCGCGGCACGAGGCGACGCGTAGCGACGGGCACTACTTCCTCGGAGTCGCGCTGGAGCTCGAGGATCGGCCGAAGGACGCGCTCGAGCACTTCCTCACGGTGCACACGCTCGACCAGACCCAGCCCGGGGGCGCAGGCGACCTGCCCGCCGGCCAGCTCGACGAGGTGATGCGCCAGGTGGTGGCCGAGATGCCCGAGCCGCTCGGGAGCCTTCTGCGCGGGGCGCCCTGGCGCGTCCTCGACTACCCCGCCGTGGAGCTGGTGGCAGAGGGCTTCGACCCGCGCGCAGCAGTGCTCTTGACCGGAATTCCGGCCGACGAGCCTCCGGCGGGCGGAGCGCGACGGCGCAGGACCGCGGCCCGGCGGCGCGCGCGGTTGAACTGCACCTTCATCTATCGCCGGAACGTGGCCCGCTTCGCGCGGGCGGGCGGTGACGTGCCGGCCGAGATTCACCGATTGCTCGTGCAAGAGGCGGGCTACTTCTTCGCCCTGGACGAGGTCGAGCTACGCCGCTTGCTCGACGCGAGAGCCTGA
- a CDS encoding ABC transporter substrate-binding protein has translation MMSSRRLRPPLVSLCTRLRERHGATRWALLVALWLAPLTPAAAPPAPTPPSGAPGDPAVAARFQEARRHFDSGALERAETLLRALVHGAPADPLVPIAQVYRARIALARGRAHAARDLLAPYAQAKDETPAASQARFFLGLAQARAGAHEEARRWLRPLAAHGDADQQAAALAALALSSIKLKDHAEAIGHLARLHAISSRQSERTWARELLEREIDDHLGEADVERLQRGAKAESLLFALATRRLAELRLARGQTAAADRWLKRGASARDAHGVHLRQSTTEFAGERSLGLLLPLSGAARSGARLVLAAATTAAGTFDTAPGSAPPLPLAVRNSLAAGTPGATALIDQERVLAIVAASGSDTARATKLAAQHGVPFLSLDETGASPLVLRMVPSEGQRVRRLIQLAAARHPGLKLAVLAPQTPRGQRLALQARTEVTELGGAATLELALPPGSANLAASAARIAASPAQALFVPDEVGSVVRIVAALAQRGIAVGDTARAGPRRTLILIATADGIEGRALGPAALRLEGAVVAPGYCPDDQALGRGTLLRHYALQHGRYPTLVEALAFDAVGVVRTHLERGVRGRAALRAALARSAAPGLTGRVRFDSTGERADPPQLCRVTAGRLADLPSAPPAPSP, from the coding sequence GTGATGTCGAGTCGCCGCCTGCGCCCGCCGCTCGTATCGCTGTGCACGCGGCTCCGAGAGCGCCACGGCGCGACGCGCTGGGCTCTCCTCGTGGCGCTCTGGCTCGCCCCCCTGACTCCGGCCGCAGCACCCCCAGCTCCGACACCCCCGTCCGGCGCCCCGGGGGATCCGGCGGTGGCCGCGCGCTTCCAGGAGGCGCGCCGGCACTTCGATTCCGGGGCGCTGGAGCGCGCGGAGACGCTCCTGCGCGCCCTCGTCCACGGGGCGCCCGCCGACCCGCTCGTCCCCATCGCCCAGGTCTATCGCGCGCGCATCGCGCTCGCCCGCGGCCGCGCTCACGCGGCCCGCGACCTGCTCGCCCCCTACGCGCAGGCCAAAGACGAGACCCCGGCCGCGTCGCAGGCCCGCTTCTTCCTCGGACTGGCCCAGGCTCGTGCGGGTGCCCACGAGGAGGCCCGACGCTGGCTCCGTCCCCTGGCTGCCCACGGTGACGCAGACCAGCAGGCGGCAGCTCTCGCGGCCCTCGCCCTCTCTTCGATCAAGCTGAAGGACCACGCGGAGGCGATCGGCCACCTGGCCCGACTTCACGCCATCAGCTCTCGCCAGAGCGAGCGGACCTGGGCCCGCGAGCTCCTCGAGCGGGAGATCGACGACCACCTCGGCGAGGCCGACGTGGAACGTCTCCAGCGCGGGGCCAAGGCCGAGAGCCTCCTCTTCGCTCTGGCCACCCGGCGCCTCGCTGAGCTTCGCCTGGCCCGCGGGCAAACCGCGGCGGCCGACCGCTGGTTGAAGCGCGGCGCCTCCGCGCGCGACGCCCACGGCGTGCACCTGCGGCAGAGCACCACCGAGTTCGCCGGGGAGCGGAGTCTCGGGCTGCTCCTGCCCCTCTCGGGCGCGGCTCGAAGCGGGGCCCGGCTCGTGCTCGCCGCCGCGACGACCGCCGCGGGAACCTTCGACACGGCCCCTGGCTCCGCTCCGCCGCTCCCCCTGGCGGTACGGAACAGCCTCGCCGCCGGCACCCCGGGAGCCACCGCTCTCATCGACCAGGAGCGCGTGCTGGCGATCGTGGCCGCCTCCGGCAGCGACACCGCCCGCGCCACGAAGCTCGCCGCTCAGCACGGCGTGCCGTTCCTCTCGCTCGACGAGACGGGCGCCTCGCCGCTCGTCCTGCGCATGGTCCCTTCCGAGGGGCAGCGGGTCCGCCGCCTGATCCAGCTCGCCGCCGCTCGACACCCCGGGTTGAAGCTGGCCGTCCTCGCCCCCCAGACCCCTCGCGGGCAGCGCCTCGCGCTGCAGGCCCGCACCGAGGTGACGGAGCTCGGCGGCGCCGCAACGCTCGAGCTGGCGCTTCCGCCCGGTAGCGCGAACCTCGCAGCGTCGGCCGCGCGAATCGCCGCCAGCCCGGCCCAGGCCCTCTTCGTTCCGGACGAGGTGGGCAGCGTGGTCCGTATCGTCGCCGCGCTGGCGCAGCGCGGGATCGCCGTGGGTGACACCGCGCGCGCCGGTCCACGTCGCACGCTGATCCTCATCGCGACTGCCGACGGCATCGAAGGGCGGGCGCTCGGGCCCGCCGCGCTGCGGCTCGAAGGAGCCGTAGTGGCACCAGGCTACTGTCCCGACGACCAGGCCCTCGGCCGCGGCACGCTCCTCCGGCACTACGCCCTGCAGCACGGGCGGTATCCGACTCTCGTGGAAGCGCTGGCCTTCGACGCGGTGGGAGTGGTCCGAACCCACCTCGAGCGGGGCGTGCGAGGCCGCGCCGCGCTTCGGGCCGCCCTCGCCCGCTCCGCCGCGCCAGGCCTCACGGGACGCGTGAGGTTCGACAGCACCGGGGAGCGCGCGGACCCGCCGCAGCTCTGCCGCGTGACCGCCGGGCGCCTCGCCGACCTCCCCTCTGCGCCGCCGGCGCCCTCGCCGTAA
- a CDS encoding YggU family protein produces the protein MSGAGLDIREGPDGITFNVLVVPRASRERVGPVVGDRLKVAVTAPPVEGEANAAVVALLARALGVSRRQVEIVGGESSKRKTVRVLGVGRDALLKVP, from the coding sequence ATGAGCGGTGCGGGGCTCGACATTCGCGAGGGGCCCGACGGGATCACCTTCAACGTCCTCGTGGTTCCCCGGGCGTCGCGCGAGCGCGTGGGACCGGTGGTGGGGGACAGGCTCAAGGTCGCGGTGACGGCGCCCCCCGTCGAAGGAGAGGCGAACGCTGCGGTGGTCGCGCTCCTGGCTCGCGCGCTCGGCGTGTCGCGCCGACAGGTCGAGATCGTCGGCGGCGAGAGCAGCAAGCGCAAGACGGTGCGCGTCCTCGGCGTGGGACGCGACGCGCTCCTCAAGGTGCCATGA
- the proC gene encoding pyrroline-5-carboxylate reductase — MTMRGTIAFVGAGNMGEALIRGLLQAKAVEPGQVRASEPRAAQREHLAKAYGLAVLGSNVEAVRGADVIVLAVKPQIMDGVLEEIGAAVPPSALVVSIAAGRSIASIESRLQPGVRVIRAMPNVASLVGAGATGVSGGRHATEEDLGVARRIFEPTGLVVVLDEELQDAVTGLSGSGPAYIFMVIEALSDAGVKVGLSRWDAHALACQTVFGAAKLVMETQEHPGRLKDMVCSPGGTAIAAVHTLEAGGLRTTLINAVEVATRRSKELGSRGT, encoded by the coding sequence ATGACGATGCGCGGGACGATTGCGTTCGTGGGCGCGGGGAACATGGGCGAGGCGCTGATTCGGGGGCTGCTCCAGGCGAAGGCGGTGGAGCCGGGGCAGGTGCGCGCGAGCGAACCGAGGGCGGCGCAGCGCGAGCACCTGGCGAAGGCCTACGGTCTGGCCGTGCTGGGTTCCAACGTCGAGGCCGTCCGGGGCGCGGACGTGATCGTCCTGGCGGTGAAGCCGCAGATCATGGACGGCGTTCTCGAGGAGATCGGAGCGGCCGTCCCGCCGAGCGCGCTCGTCGTGTCGATCGCCGCGGGCCGGAGCATCGCCAGCATCGAGAGCCGCCTGCAGCCGGGGGTGCGCGTCATCCGGGCCATGCCCAACGTGGCCAGCCTGGTGGGCGCCGGGGCGACGGGCGTGTCGGGAGGGCGCCACGCGACGGAGGAGGACCTGGGTGTGGCGCGCCGCATCTTCGAGCCCACCGGCCTCGTCGTGGTGCTGGACGAGGAGCTGCAGGACGCGGTGACGGGGCTGAGCGGCAGCGGTCCCGCGTACATCTTCATGGTGATCGAGGCGCTCTCCGACGCGGGGGTGAAGGTCGGATTGAGCCGCTGGGACGCGCACGCCCTCGCCTGCCAGACGGTCTTTGGGGCGGCGAAGCTCGTGATGGAGACGCAGGAGCATCCCGGGCGCCTCAAGGACATGGTCTGCTCGCCGGGAGGGACGGCGATCGCCGCCGTGCACACGCTGGAGGCGGGGGGGCTCCGCACGACCTTGATCAACGCGGTCGAGGTGGCCACGCGGCGCTCGAAGGAGCTCGGCAGCCGCGGCACATGA
- a CDS encoding TIGR02266 family protein, with protein MSDNSDNDDDQRDYPRSPIELRVEYQKLNTFFYDYTRNISKGGTFIKTPRPLDVGTEFIFKLTVPRLEEPLLLKGRVRWIVVPADAGRDPSRPDAGMGIQFVYASDGERHQVEETVETLMKEQLGERAFAKLMGRP; from the coding sequence ATGAGCGACAACAGCGATAACGACGACGATCAGAGAGACTATCCGCGCTCACCCATCGAGCTTCGCGTCGAATACCAGAAGTTGAACACGTTTTTCTACGACTACACGCGAAACATCTCGAAGGGGGGAACCTTCATCAAGACACCTCGACCCCTGGACGTGGGGACGGAGTTCATCTTCAAGCTCACCGTGCCGCGACTGGAGGAGCCGCTCCTGCTGAAGGGGCGCGTGCGGTGGATCGTCGTCCCGGCGGACGCGGGGCGGGACCCGTCGCGTCCCGACGCCGGGATGGGGATCCAGTTCGTCTACGCCTCCGACGGCGAGCGACACCAGGTAGAGGAGACCGTCGAGACGCTGATGAAGGAGCAGCTGGGCGAGCGCGCGTTTGCCAAGCTGATGGGGCGCCCATGA
- a CDS encoding cellulase family glycosylhydrolase, with protein MIGERPFYFVGANLNVMHQVEARQRYAATISAAAADGLTVGRVWALGEGLPEDPDWKARDYLFRTGPTGWREEAFVQLDRVVAEAGKKGLRLVVTLSNRWSDYGGIPMYLRWAGHQDVEAYGYSDRFFEDARCRAWFKEHLRRVVGRRNSVTGVPYRDDPTILAWELQNEMNGTPEAAGARRAWIVEMSRFVRAIDANHLVVPGLIGYNLQQDRREWIAINRLPEVAFCDQHSYPEEHLRSRGAKNLVRYVDDRVQLAHHVIGKPIVFGEFGFDGGATAARRAAWHHRFLERIFYNGGNGALVWIYQPTLNWKRTYPVLIDDRRHGPLRRTLREWARRVQAGEVVGRNPRLGAAQGDRPLAPTHAMLRRAGAPAAGWRPVVRGARRLGLAIPAERFAVAWFEEAGSWDGGVLVHAYGRQTGWIEYRFVGPGFVPREFRIRARLSSEYPGRWGPPHGYSRVRVHLDGRPVGDLRVAPDDGEGRWYEVSVSDAALLRRLRGGVHRLRFEVPAGPEANGVAIYGAESPLNREPVEAPGPITLEAGRGETVSAPRRAKGSGAEAAPGKGAR; from the coding sequence ATGATTGGAGAGCGTCCGTTCTATTTCGTGGGAGCGAACCTGAACGTGATGCACCAGGTGGAGGCGCGGCAGCGTTACGCTGCCACGATCTCCGCCGCGGCGGCCGACGGGCTGACCGTGGGCCGGGTCTGGGCCCTCGGCGAGGGGCTCCCCGAGGATCCGGACTGGAAGGCGCGGGACTACCTCTTTCGCACGGGACCTACAGGGTGGCGGGAGGAGGCCTTCGTGCAGCTCGATCGCGTGGTGGCGGAGGCGGGGAAGAAGGGGCTGCGGCTGGTCGTGACCCTCTCCAATCGCTGGAGCGACTACGGGGGCATCCCCATGTATCTGCGCTGGGCGGGCCACCAGGACGTCGAGGCGTACGGCTACAGCGACAGGTTCTTCGAGGACGCCCGGTGCCGCGCCTGGTTCAAAGAACACCTGCGGCGCGTGGTGGGGCGCCGGAACAGCGTGACGGGGGTGCCGTACCGGGACGACCCGACGATCCTGGCCTGGGAGCTGCAAAACGAGATGAACGGCACCCCGGAGGCGGCGGGGGCGCGGCGGGCCTGGATCGTGGAGATGTCCCGCTTCGTGCGCGCCATCGATGCCAACCATCTCGTCGTGCCGGGCCTCATCGGGTACAACCTCCAGCAGGACCGCCGCGAGTGGATCGCGATCAACCGCCTGCCCGAGGTGGCCTTCTGCGACCAGCACAGCTACCCCGAGGAGCACCTGCGGAGTCGCGGTGCGAAGAACCTGGTGCGCTACGTGGACGATCGCGTGCAGCTCGCCCACCACGTCATTGGAAAGCCGATCGTCTTCGGGGAGTTCGGGTTCGACGGCGGGGCGACGGCCGCCCGGCGCGCGGCGTGGCACCATCGATTTCTAGAACGCATATTCTACAATGGCGGAAACGGCGCGCTGGTCTGGATCTACCAGCCCACGCTGAACTGGAAGCGGACCTACCCGGTGCTGATCGACGACCGTCGGCACGGGCCCCTGCGGCGCACCCTGCGGGAGTGGGCTCGGCGCGTCCAGGCCGGGGAGGTCGTGGGGCGGAACCCGCGGCTCGGAGCGGCCCAGGGCGACAGGCCGCTCGCGCCCACGCACGCCATGTTGCGACGGGCGGGCGCCCCCGCCGCGGGCTGGCGCCCTGTAGTCCGAGGTGCAAGGCGTCTGGGGCTCGCCATTCCCGCCGAGCGCTTCGCGGTGGCCTGGTTCGAGGAGGCGGGGTCGTGGGACGGCGGTGTGCTGGTGCACGCCTACGGGCGGCAGACCGGCTGGATCGAATACCGGTTCGTGGGGCCCGGCTTCGTGCCGCGCGAGTTCCGGATCAGGGCGCGGCTCTCCTCGGAGTATCCGGGGCGCTGGGGGCCGCCGCACGGCTACTCGCGGGTGCGCGTGCACCTGGACGGTCGTCCGGTCGGGGACCTCCGTGTGGCCCCGGACGACGGAGAGGGGCGGTGGTACGAGGTGTCCGTCTCCGACGCGGCGCTCTTGCGGCGATTGCGCGGGGGAGTGCACCGCTTGCGCTTCGAGGTCCCCGCGGGTCCCGAGGCCAACGGGGTAGCGATCTACGGCGCCGAGTCGCCGCTGAACCGCGAGCCCGTCGAGGCGCCGGGCCCGATCACCCTCGAGGCCGGGCGGGGGGAGACGGTCAGCGCTCCTCGGCGAGCGAAGGGATCGGGCGCAGAGGCTGCGCCGGGGAAAGGCGCCAGGTGA